The genomic region CGTGGAGGTCGTCGAGGCCCACCTCCGGCGCATCGAGGAGACGAACCCGAGGGTGAACGCCATCGTCACCCTGGTGCCGGAGCGGGCCGTCGAGGAGGCGCGCGAGGCCGACCGGAGGCTCGCCCGGGGCGGGGAGGTCGGGATCCTGCACGGGCTCCCGGTGGTGCACAAGGATCTCGTTCCCACCAGGGGCATCCGCACGACCTTCGGCTCTCCGGCCTTCAGAGACTTCGTCCCGGAGGACGATGCGCTCATCGTCGAGCGCCTGAAGAGAGCCGGCGCGATAACCCTGGGCAAGAGCAACACCCCCGAGTTCGGCGCGGGCTCGCAGACGTTCAACCCGATCTTCGGGGCGACCAGAAACCCCTACGACCTCTCGAAGACCTGCGGCGGCTCGAGCGGCGGGGCGGCCGCCGCGCTCGCGGCCGGGATGGTTCCGATCGCCGACGGCTCGGACATGGGGGGATCGCTGCGCAACCCGGCTTCCTTCTGCAACGTCGTGGGTTTGAGGCCCTCACCCGGGAGGGTCCCCACCTGGCCCACGCTCGTCCCGTGGTCCCCGCTCTCGGTCGAAGGTCCGATGGCCCGGAGCGCCTCCGATGTTGCGCTCATGCTCGCGGCGATCGCGGGCCCCGACCCGCGCGCCCCGCTCTCTCTGTCCGAGCCGGGGGAGATCTTCCTCGATTCCCTGGAGCATGACTTCTCCGGAGCGCGTCTCGCCTGGAGTCCCACCCTCGGGGAGCTCCCCGCCGAGCGGGAGGTGTTGGAGACGCTCGAAGGCACCCTCGGTGTCTTCGAAGGGATCGGATGCACCGTCGAGGAGGCCGCACCGGACTTCTCCGGCGCCGACGAGGCGTTCAAGGTCTTCAGGGCCTTCCAGTTCCACCTCTCCTACGGGGAGCTTCTCGCGGAGCACCGGCACGAGATGAAGGAGACGGTGGTCTGGAACATCGAGCAGGGGGCGAGGCTCACCCCGGACGACCTCGCGCGGGCCGAGAAGGCCAGGACGGAGCTCTACCACCGGGTGCGAAAGTTCCTCGATCTCTACGACTTCCTGCTCCTCCCGACGGTTCAGGTCCTCCCGTTCGACGTCGAGGTGGAGTACCCGACGGAGGTGGCGGGCGAGCCGATGCAGACCTACATCGACTGGATGAAGTCCTGCTACTACATAACCGTGACCGCCCTGCCCGCGATCTCGGTGCCGGGAGGGTTCACCCCGGAGGGGCTTCCGGTGGGGCTTCAGATCGTGGGCCGTCCCCGCGACGAGGTCGGGGTGCTGCGCCTCGCGCACGCCTTCGAGCAGGCGACGGGGTTCGAAGGCCGGCGTCCGTCTCTCTAGGTCTCCTCGAAGAACGGCTCGCCGGGACGGGCGTAGCGGCGGGCCACCTCCTCGTTCAGCTCGACCCCGAGCCCCGGGGTTTCCGGAACGCGGATGAACCCGTCCTCGATCACGGGGTGGTCGAGACCCGTGACCATCTCCTCCCAGAATGGGACGCTCATCCCGTGCCACTCCAGCGCGAGGAAATTCGGGATCGCGGCGGCCAGGTGCGCCGAGGCGAGCGTCCCGACGGGAGAGGCGATGCAGTGCGGGGCGAGGGCGACGTAGTGGGTGTCTGCCAGGTCGGCTATCTTTCGTCCCTCCAGGAGCCCGCCGGTCTTCTGCAGGTCGGGGGCGGCGATGTCCAGCGCGCCCCTCTCCAGAGCCTCGCGGAAGCCGTAGCGCATGTAGAAGTTCTCGCCGCTCGAGATCGGGGTGCGGGTCCCCGCGGTGACGCGCCGCAGCGCCTCGACGTTCTCCGGCGGGACCGGGTCCTCGAGCCACATCAGCCCGTAAGGCTCGAGCTCGCAGGCCAGCCGCAGCGCGTCGGAGACGTCGTAGCGCCAGTGCAGGTCGAAGGCGATGTCCACCGTATCCCCGACCGCCTCCCGGACGGCCTCGACGAGCGAGACCATGAACCCGACCTCGGAGTGGGTGAGGGTGCCGGAGTGGGTGTCCATGGTGTGGGGGTTCGGGACGTCGAGGTCGAACTTGAGCGCGGTGAACCCGCGGGAGGCGACCTCGCGGGCGCGGGCGGCGTACATCTCGGGGGTGAAGACCTCGGTGGCCTCCGCCTCCCCGTAGGCCCGACCGTGGACGGGGTGGTTGATCTCGGCGGAGATCGCCGTCCTCTCCTCCTCCGGCAGCCAGCGTGGGCGGCGGGCGACCATGAGCGAGTCGAGCGCTTCGAG from Rubrobacter naiadicus harbors:
- a CDS encoding mandelate racemase/muconate lactonizing enzyme family protein, which encodes MKITSISTAVVEANYDWTFIRIRTDEGITGLGESYLAPGLTAIIREMGRLLVGEDPRDIDRLFSKMRWAASGAGSMGGIVYNAISGIEAALWDVLGKYCGVPIYRLLGGKYRDRVRVYADCHAGEALEALDSLMVARRPRWLPEEERTAISAEINHPVHGRAYGEAEATEVFTPEMYAARAREVASRGFTALKFDLDVPNPHTMDTHSGTLTHSEVGFMVSLVEAVREAVGDTVDIAFDLHWRYDVSDALRLACELEPYGLMWLEDPVPPENVEALRRVTAGTRTPISSGENFYMRYGFREALERGALDIAAPDLQKTGGLLEGRKIADLADTHYVALAPHCIASPVGTLASAHLAAAIPNFLALEWHGMSVPFWEEMVTGLDHPVIEDGFIRVPETPGLGVELNEEVARRYARPGEPFFEET
- a CDS encoding amidase, yielding MAEEICYLPAREMARMIRERELSAVEVVEAHLRRIEETNPRVNAIVTLVPERAVEEAREADRRLARGGEVGILHGLPVVHKDLVPTRGIRTTFGSPAFRDFVPEDDALIVERLKRAGAITLGKSNTPEFGAGSQTFNPIFGATRNPYDLSKTCGGSSGGAAAALAAGMVPIADGSDMGGSLRNPASFCNVVGLRPSPGRVPTWPTLVPWSPLSVEGPMARSASDVALMLAAIAGPDPRAPLSLSEPGEIFLDSLEHDFSGARLAWSPTLGELPAEREVLETLEGTLGVFEGIGCTVEEAAPDFSGADEAFKVFRAFQFHLSYGELLAEHRHEMKETVVWNIEQGARLTPDDLARAEKARTELYHRVRKFLDLYDFLLLPTVQVLPFDVEVEYPTEVAGEPMQTYIDWMKSCYYITVTALPAISVPGGFTPEGLPVGLQIVGRPRDEVGVLRLAHAFEQATGFEGRRPSL